The Musa acuminata AAA Group cultivar baxijiao chromosome BXJ1-8, Cavendish_Baxijiao_AAA, whole genome shotgun sequence genomic sequence aagtgaatggcatatatatatatatatatacatatatatatatatatatgtatacatatatatatatatatatgtatacatatatatatatatatatgtatatatatatataatactcataaataatcagtaAAATGGAATCATGCATGGGCACGTAACGACAAGACCACCTGACAGAATATTCCAAGGATTCCATTTCTTTATCACCATATATTCCCGGAATATCCCGTCCATCGACCCACTGCCCACTCCTTGCGTTAACATGTCTCTCTTTCACAGCTTCCCTAACGTGCTCCACTGCTACATTACAAACACCACCCACCGTATCGCCCATGCTTCCTTTGTTTCGGAACACTTTTCACGAGGTACCAGACCGGACATCTAAGCATGGTAATTTTACCTTCCTTTTCATTTGCGAGACCGTCGGACCCCACGCGAATCCCGGTAGGCACGCGGGTAATTCAACGAGTTGGAAAACTGGGGGTATATGATTTATTCGGCCTTTCATGACTCACCAAAGCGATGTCTCTTGATTGGTATCGGCTGCGTTCGTCGGTCCCACAAGAGAACCGTATGCGTCCGACCGGTAAAAACCGGGAAGCGTTTCGATTGGAGAACGTTTAACTTTCACTGTTTAGGAATCGCTACTTCTCCGGCTTCCTTTCACGGCCCGCCGTCTCTCCCGCCCGCACGccatcccctcccctcccccttaTAAAACTCCTCCCTGCGTCGACTCCATTAACCATCTATCCGTCCATCTTGATCGATACGGAAGAAGTCCCCCCTTTTTCCCTTTCTTTGTGATTGTCTTCTCTCGAACCGTCGGAGTCATGGCCGGCTTCGCGCGCGAGACCATGGCTCTGGCCATCCTCCTCTTCGCCATCCTCGCCTGCTCCGCGGAGTTGCAGAGGTTCGAGAGCCCGGCCAAGCCCGACGGCTCGCTGAGTATCTTGGTCGTCGGTGACTGGGGAAGGAAAGGCCAGTTCAATCAGTCGCAAGTCGCAACTCAGGTGAACCTCGCTTTCTCTGTTTTCCTTCCTCCACTCTACAATTCTCTCCCCCAAAAAGTCTTCTTTCCATAGTTCGATTGCTCTGCACAcgaaataaacaaaaaaagagactttttttttttttttccttcgaaGACATGTTCTTTCTCCCGTCCTTCGATGTTACCTCGTCTTCCAAGCGATGGAGGATGAGGGAGGGGAAAGGATTCATCTTGTCGAACAAGGTGATTGCAATCTGGGATAGCAACGCAGAGGATTACATGGGAAGCTGGCGACGATCTTGTTTCTTGGATCTTTGGTTGTGTTGGAACATGTTCTATGTTCCAGCTTTTTTTAATGGGTCCCTTTGGAATATGCCAATCAACAGAATTATTACTCATGGAATCTTCCCTTTTGATCGACAAATGGGCAGCATGGAGCTCGAGTTGGTCTGTTGATGGTGAGATGCTGTCTTTTACTCCATGATTCATAGAATTAACCCATGTAATTCGTTGTAGATGGGAAGGATTGGAGAGGATCTGGATATAGATTTCGTGGTATCCACCGGAGACAATTTCTACGAGGATGGCCTCACCGGCGTCGACGACAAGGCATTTGAGGAGTCATTCACCGACATATACACCTCAAAGAGTCTGCAAAAGCAGTGGTACAGCGGTAAGCTGAACAAAATGGATATCGATGTTCTTAGTGATCAATATCTGATGTTTAATCTCATGAAGATTGATCCTGCTATGCTTCTAGTTCTGGGAAACCATGACTACAGGGGTGATGTGTTAGCACAGTTGAGTCCTGTTCTTCGGAATATCGATAGCCGATGGCTCTGCTTGAGAAACTTCATCCTTAATGCAGGTGAAATCAAGACTACTGTTTGTAGAACATCCTGTTGAAGTGTCTTTCTTATGATTGTTTCTGTCACCAGAAATCGTAGACTTCTTCTTCGTGGACACAACTCCCCTTGTGGAATCTTATTGGACCAACCCAGAGGATCATCACTATGACTGGAGAGAAGTCGCACCTCGCGAAAACTACATCCCAAATCTCTTGAAGGTATGGTATATCGGCAAATTGCTGCAACCATACATATCTATGAAGTTTTGTTGTTGAATACTTGAAGATATGTCATTAGGATTTGGATGCTGCACTGAAAGAATCCACAGCACCATGGAAGATTGTGGTTGGTCACCACACGATGAGAAGTGTTAGTGATCATGGTGACACACCTGAGCTTCTCGCTTTGCTTCTGCCAGTCCTCAAGGTAAGTCTGCTTCCTAATTCTTACACAAAGGGCTGCTTTTGATGTTCCAAGCCCTGATCTTGCTGAGATCACAGGACAATGGCGTCGATCT encodes the following:
- the LOC135588608 gene encoding purple acid phosphatase 17-like; protein product: MAGFARETMALAILLFAILACSAELQRFESPAKPDGSLSILVVGDWGRKGQFNQSQVATQMGRIGEDLDIDFVVSTGDNFYEDGLTGVDDKAFEESFTDIYTSKSLQKQWYSVLGNHDYRGDVLAQLSPVLRNIDSRWLCLRNFILNAEIVDFFFVDTTPLVESYWTNPEDHHYDWREVAPRENYIPNLLKDLDAALKESTAPWKIVVGHHTMRSVSDHGDTPELLALLLPVLKDNGVDLYVNGHDHCLEHISSKDSPIQYLTSGGGSKAWRGVFTPNSDKLQFFHDGQGFMSLQLTEAAANIVFYDVFGQELYQWSVTKNLHAAE